The following are encoded together in the Gemmatimonadaceae bacterium genome:
- the bcrD gene encoding benzoyl-CoA reductase subunit D: MRTVSAGIDVGSGAVKVVIMRTDADGDATMLTQQSARIRRRVVAKVVDEVFQAATDAAGVDAIHYIATTGEGAEFPFATGHFYGMTAHARGALHLAPPARAVLDVGALHTRALAMDEHGRVLDYKMTSQCASGSGQFLENIARYLGVSHDEIGPLSLQADEPEKVSSICAVLAETDVINMVSRGITTANILRGVHQSMADRFARLLRSLQFDGPVFVSGGLAGDVGMLAALRDAMSKKAPGTGAGAADVVTDESAIYAGAIGAALWGGFRFRKLELSDVAWSAAVVS, translated from the coding sequence ATGCGCACTGTGAGCGCGGGAATCGACGTGGGCAGCGGGGCCGTGAAGGTGGTGATCATGCGAACGGACGCCGACGGTGACGCGACGATGCTCACGCAGCAATCGGCGCGCATCCGCCGCCGCGTGGTGGCGAAGGTGGTGGACGAAGTCTTCCAGGCGGCCACCGACGCGGCCGGGGTCGACGCGATCCACTACATCGCGACGACGGGCGAGGGGGCGGAGTTCCCGTTCGCCACCGGGCACTTCTACGGCATGACGGCGCATGCGCGGGGAGCGCTGCACCTGGCGCCGCCGGCGCGCGCGGTGCTCGATGTCGGCGCGCTGCACACGCGCGCGCTGGCGATGGACGAGCACGGGCGGGTGCTGGACTACAAGATGACCAGCCAGTGCGCCTCCGGGTCGGGGCAGTTTCTCGAGAACATCGCCCGCTATCTGGGCGTGTCGCACGACGAGATCGGGCCGCTGTCGCTCCAGGCGGACGAGCCGGAGAAGGTGAGTTCGATCTGCGCCGTGCTGGCCGAGACCGACGTGATCAACATGGTGTCGCGGGGGATCACGACGGCCAACATCCTGCGCGGCGTGCACCAGAGCATGGCCGACCGGTTCGCGCGGCTGCTGCGGTCGCTGCAGTTCGACGGACCGGTGTTCGTGAGCGGCGGCCTGGCCGGCGACGTGGGGATGCTGGCCGCGCTGCGGGACGCGATGAGCAAGAAGGCGCCGGGCACCGGCGCCGGGGCGGCCGACGTCGTGACCGACGAGTCCGCGATCTACGCCGGCGCGATCGGGGCGGCGCTGTGGGGCGGCTTCCGATTCCGGAAGTTGGAACTCTCCGACGTCGCGTGGTCGGCGGCGGTCGTGAGTTGA
- the bcrC gene encoding benzoyl-CoA reductase subunit C, translating to MSRATVVDWARELYEDLDFGTVHRWLDQHPGSKAAGYLPVYVPRELLHACGFLPVGIHGGGDRLEIIRGDAFYQSYICHLPRSVIELAQSGRLDMLSAVLFPSTCDVIRNLSGMWKLLYPDTYVRYIDIPQVPDAAAAAQFYEGELHRLVNDLGAVSGKVPTPEDLAASIGLYNAMRSAIRALYAARQERPWDVPTEELYLLLRAGEVVPPEEFIARVGEYLDGVNADRRRPRDNSRVVIAGAFCEQPPLGLIKSIEKAGCYVVDDDFLLGDRFMTRDVPLDGDPLRNLADAFVRNDLKTSVLFEGDPDGKRNLMKQRAAAAHADGIIFATPSFCDPALLDQPMLRNGAERAGLPCIAFKYAENTGQFQQFREQAGTFSDSLKLWGAA from the coding sequence GTGTCTCGAGCCACTGTCGTCGACTGGGCGCGTGAGCTGTACGAGGATCTCGATTTCGGTACGGTGCACCGCTGGCTCGATCAGCATCCGGGGAGCAAGGCCGCCGGATATCTGCCCGTCTACGTCCCCCGCGAGCTCCTTCACGCCTGCGGCTTCCTGCCCGTTGGGATCCACGGCGGCGGCGACCGCCTGGAGATCATCCGCGGCGACGCCTTCTATCAGTCGTACATCTGCCACCTGCCGCGGTCGGTCATCGAGCTGGCGCAGTCTGGGCGGCTGGACATGCTCTCGGCGGTGCTCTTTCCGTCCACGTGCGACGTCATCCGCAACCTGTCGGGCATGTGGAAGCTGCTGTACCCCGACACGTACGTCCGCTACATCGACATCCCGCAGGTGCCCGACGCGGCGGCCGCGGCGCAGTTCTATGAAGGGGAGTTGCACCGTCTGGTGAACGACCTGGGCGCGGTTTCGGGAAAGGTGCCGACGCCCGAGGACCTCGCGGCATCGATCGGGCTGTACAACGCGATGCGCTCGGCGATCCGGGCGTTGTACGCGGCGCGGCAGGAGCGGCCGTGGGACGTTCCCACCGAGGAGCTGTACCTGCTGCTCCGTGCCGGCGAGGTGGTGCCGCCGGAGGAGTTCATCGCCCGGGTGGGCGAATACCTGGACGGCGTGAATGCCGACCGCCGCCGGCCGCGCGACAACAGCCGGGTGGTGATCGCCGGCGCGTTCTGCGAGCAGCCGCCGTTGGGGCTGATCAAGTCGATCGAGAAGGCCGGCTGCTACGTGGTGGACGATGACTTCCTGCTCGGCGACCGGTTCATGACGCGCGATGTGCCGCTGGACGGCGATCCGCTGCGCAATCTGGCCGACGCGTTCGTGCGCAACGACCTCAAGACCTCGGTGCTGTTCGAGGGCGATCCGGACGGCAAGCGCAACCTCATGAAGCAGCGTGCCGCCGCCGCGCACGCCGACGGGATCATCTTCGCGACGCCCAGCTTCTGCGATCCGGCGCTGCTCGACCAGCCGATGCTGCGCAACGGCGCCGAGCGCGCGGGGTTGCCGTGCATCGCGTTCAAGTATGCGGAGAACACGGGCCAGTTCCAGCAGTTCCGCGAGCAGGCCGGAACGTTCTCCGATTCGCTCAAGCTCTGGGGGGCTGCCTGA
- a CDS encoding molybdopterin cofactor-binding domain-containing protein, with amino-acid sequence MTTGGHLVRLDVNGEPRTVAVAPGTTLLAVLRDELGLTGTKRGCGTGDCGACTVHVDGEPVNACLQLAVEADGKAIATVEGLATGGDLHPLQKAFVKHGALQCGFCTAGALMSAKALIDRNPAPSEDDVKDALSGNLCRCATYPRMIRAVRSWQEFDGVPLDAHPHDEGERDQKRDHAIVGHGVTRYDGPDKVTGRARYTADHRPPGTIFGKILGSPIAHGIVTRIDVSKARALPGVLAVITADDVPATWYGVSPAREDEQIFARERVRYIGDEVAAVAAVDEATAERAVALIEVEYQELPAVFDAEAAMAPGAPLVHPEHPRYANNVNTRVEWHFGDVEQGFAQADLVREQRFVGNRTYQAPLEPHAALAQWEAHGDRLTLWSSTQTPHYLHRSLSRTLGIPMGSIRVIRPAVGGGFGVKAEATPLDFCAAILSRKTGRPVLMEYSREEMFRHFRGRHKQTIDLKIGVTRDGTITAVQQRVVLDGGAYTSFGVITAYYAGSMLPTLYRMPNYKYDGVRVYTNLPASGAFRGHGVPQPRFAFESLLDMIAEELGIDPIDIRLKNAMQPNTRTVNALDVSSCEFTRTLEQARDATDWRAKRGHLPPGKGIGVGSGGFVSGAGYPIYRSDFPHSNAMIRVHEDGTAVSLHIAAAEIGQGSDTVLVQIAAEELGVPFEWVWMAECDSTLSPLDLGSYSSRVTLMGGNAVREAALVVKRQVLEAAARALACDVGSLVARSGRVFVAQFPTVGMDWAAAARLAFAKHGPIVGTGSYQPPKDLGGGFKGSAVGTSPAYSFSTAIAEVTVDLETGFVSVDRVTDFSDAGTVINPLTFHGQVEGSIIMGLGETLMEDTVVGAGGRLVNPNLHDYLIPTICDAPQMRSVAVESYEPRGPFGAKEIGEGSLLPMLGAIANAIYDACGVRVTELPITAEKILHGLKQRATSPAAARAPASDAGPALGARSR; translated from the coding sequence ATGACGACGGGGGGGCACCTGGTGCGCCTCGACGTGAACGGCGAGCCGCGCACCGTGGCGGTGGCGCCGGGGACGACGCTGCTCGCCGTGCTGCGCGATGAACTCGGCCTCACCGGCACCAAGCGCGGCTGCGGCACGGGCGACTGCGGCGCGTGCACGGTGCACGTGGACGGCGAGCCGGTGAACGCGTGTCTGCAGCTCGCCGTCGAGGCGGACGGCAAGGCAATCGCGACCGTGGAGGGTCTGGCGACGGGCGGCGATCTGCATCCCCTGCAGAAGGCGTTCGTCAAGCATGGCGCGCTCCAGTGCGGCTTCTGCACGGCGGGCGCGCTGATGTCGGCCAAGGCGCTCATCGACCGGAACCCCGCCCCGAGCGAGGACGACGTCAAGGACGCGCTGAGCGGGAATCTCTGCCGCTGCGCCACGTATCCGCGGATGATCCGCGCCGTGCGGTCGTGGCAGGAGTTCGACGGCGTGCCGCTCGATGCGCATCCGCACGACGAGGGCGAGCGCGATCAGAAGCGCGATCACGCGATCGTCGGACATGGGGTGACCCGCTACGACGGGCCGGACAAAGTCACGGGGCGCGCCAGGTACACGGCGGACCATCGCCCGCCGGGCACCATCTTCGGAAAGATCCTTGGCAGTCCGATCGCGCACGGGATCGTCACGCGGATCGACGTCAGCAAGGCGCGGGCGCTGCCCGGCGTGCTGGCCGTGATCACGGCGGACGACGTTCCCGCCACGTGGTACGGCGTGAGCCCGGCGCGCGAGGACGAGCAGATCTTCGCCCGCGAGCGAGTGCGCTACATCGGCGACGAGGTGGCGGCGGTGGCCGCGGTGGACGAGGCGACGGCGGAGCGCGCGGTGGCGCTGATCGAAGTGGAATACCAGGAGCTCCCGGCGGTGTTCGACGCGGAGGCGGCGATGGCGCCCGGCGCGCCGCTGGTGCATCCCGAGCATCCGCGCTACGCCAACAACGTGAATACGCGGGTCGAGTGGCATTTCGGCGACGTCGAGCAGGGGTTCGCCCAGGCCGACCTCGTGCGCGAGCAGCGGTTCGTGGGCAATCGCACGTACCAGGCGCCGCTGGAGCCGCACGCGGCGCTCGCCCAGTGGGAGGCCCACGGCGACCGCCTCACGCTCTGGTCGTCCACTCAGACGCCGCACTATCTGCACCGGTCGCTGTCGCGCACGCTCGGAATTCCGATGGGCAGCATCCGGGTGATCCGTCCGGCGGTGGGTGGCGGGTTCGGCGTCAAGGCCGAGGCGACGCCGCTGGACTTCTGCGCCGCGATCCTGTCGCGCAAGACCGGGCGACCGGTGCTCATGGAGTACTCGCGCGAGGAGATGTTCCGGCACTTCCGGGGGCGGCACAAGCAGACCATCGATCTCAAGATCGGCGTGACGCGCGACGGGACGATCACTGCGGTGCAGCAGCGCGTGGTGCTGGATGGCGGCGCGTACACGTCGTTCGGGGTGATCACGGCGTACTACGCCGGATCGATGCTCCCCACGCTGTACCGGATGCCGAACTACAAGTACGACGGGGTGCGCGTCTACACCAATCTGCCGGCGAGCGGCGCGTTTCGCGGACATGGGGTGCCGCAGCCGCGGTTCGCGTTCGAGTCGCTGCTCGACATGATCGCCGAGGAGTTGGGCATCGATCCGATCGACATCCGGCTGAAGAATGCGATGCAGCCCAACACGCGGACGGTGAACGCGCTCGACGTGTCGTCGTGCGAATTCACGCGCACGCTCGAGCAGGCGCGCGACGCCACCGACTGGCGGGCCAAGCGCGGCCATCTGCCGCCGGGCAAAGGGATCGGCGTGGGCAGCGGCGGCTTCGTGTCCGGCGCCGGATATCCGATCTACCGCTCCGACTTCCCGCACTCGAACGCCATGATCCGCGTGCACGAGGACGGCACGGCCGTGTCGCTGCACATCGCGGCGGCGGAGATCGGCCAGGGGTCCGACACGGTGCTGGTGCAGATCGCGGCCGAGGAGTTGGGCGTGCCGTTCGAGTGGGTATGGATGGCGGAGTGCGATTCGACGCTGAGCCCGCTGGATCTGGGCTCGTATTCCAGCCGCGTGACGCTGATGGGGGGCAACGCGGTGCGCGAGGCGGCGCTCGTGGTGAAGCGGCAGGTGCTCGAGGCGGCGGCGCGGGCCCTGGCGTGCGACGTGGGCAGCCTGGTGGCGCGCAGCGGCCGCGTATTCGTGGCGCAGTTCCCCACCGTGGGCATGGATTGGGCGGCGGCCGCCCGGCTGGCGTTTGCCAAGCACGGCCCGATCGTCGGCACCGGCTCCTACCAACCGCCCAAGGATCTCGGGGGCGGGTTCAAGGGGAGCGCGGTGGGCACGTCGCCCGCATACAGCTTCTCGACGGCGATCGCCGAGGTCACGGTCGATCTCGAGACCGGGTTTGTGAGCGTTGACCGGGTCACGGACTTCAGCGATGCGGGCACGGTCATCAATCCCCTCACGTTCCACGGGCAGGTGGAGGGCTCCATCATCATGGGGCTCGGCGAAACGTTGATGGAGGATACGGTCGTCGGCGCGGGCGGGCGTCTCGTGAATCCCAATCTGCACGACTACCTGATCCCCACGATCTGCGACGCCCCCCAGATGCGTTCGGTGGCCGTGGAGAGCTACGAACCGCGCGGCCCGTTCGGCGCCAAGGAAATCGGCGAGGGCTCGTTGCTCCCCATGCTCGGCGCCATCGCCAACGCCATCTACGACGCCTGCGGCGTGCGCGTGACCGAGCTGCCGATCACGGCCGAGAAGATCCTGCATGGACTCAAGCAGCGCGCGACGTCACCGGCCGCGGCGCGCGCGCCGGCATCCGACGCCGGGCCAGCCCTTGGAGCACGGAGCCGATGA
- a CDS encoding TetR/AcrR family transcriptional regulator, translated as MNPNSSDDTSTAPRRRGPRAATQQKLETLLETAAALIADKGFEATSMRDVSRALGVSLAGLYHYFDSKEELLYQIQYRTFAALLAAQEERASQPGTPEERLRRLVIGHLAFFTSHPNELKVCTYELASLQGERYETTESLRRRYYHLFTAVVSALMGEAGDATSRRSRHAALFAFGMLNWIFMWYDPARYGTVEEIGEEMIDLILNGVRKR; from the coding sequence ATGAATCCGAACAGCAGCGACGACACGTCCACCGCGCCTCGGCGTCGAGGGCCCCGGGCCGCGACGCAGCAGAAGTTGGAAACGCTGCTCGAAACGGCAGCGGCGCTGATCGCCGACAAGGGATTCGAGGCGACGTCCATGCGCGATGTGAGCCGCGCGCTGGGTGTGAGCCTCGCCGGCCTCTACCACTATTTCGACTCCAAAGAGGAACTGCTCTACCAGATCCAGTATCGGACGTTCGCTGCGCTGCTCGCGGCGCAGGAAGAGCGGGCGTCGCAGCCCGGCACGCCGGAAGAGCGGTTACGACGGCTCGTGATCGGGCATCTCGCGTTCTTCACCAGTCATCCGAACGAGCTCAAGGTGTGCACGTACGAACTCGCGTCGCTGCAGGGGGAGCGCTACGAGACCACGGAGTCGCTGCGCCGGCGGTACTACCATCTCTTCACCGCCGTGGTCAGCGCGTTGATGGGAGAGGCCGGCGACGCCACATCGCGCCGCAGCCGGCACGCGGCATTGTTCGCGTTCGGCATGCTGAACTGGATCTTCATGTGGTACGACCCGGCCCGGTACGGGACGGTGGAGGAGATCGGTGAGGAGATGATCGACCTGATCCTGAATGGAGTGCGCAAACGATGA
- the bcrB gene encoding benzoyl-CoA reductase subunit B has translation MAEVLKDQSMLLQKEMIAQHFARLEQAPERHEPVVYTFVPGNLTELIRSFGALPVLPEINALQSGMRKQSGEYIAEAERSGHSEDVCAYVKCDIGMMKSGNISPAGTKLPKPDLLLLSYTGCYTFMKWFELLREEYDCPAVFFHVPYQGDGVLEPEHREYMIRQLRDTVIPALEKATGRKYDEEELRRRLALSARAEDDLVAVLESAKQRPSPIDGYFGTVYYVGPIFSAFRGTEEGVEYYRALREEIEARAAAGLGPITPSGSLDDQRYRLVVEGPPSWTHFRDFWKMFTDEKAVVVASTYTKVGGTYDTGFRHDPNDPLGTMADYCSGCYTNLNLPSRIDTIARYIREYEADGFVINSIKSCNSFSAGQLMILREVEKRTGVPGAFIESDLVDPRYFSSANIKNRLESYFQMIDARRRSAA, from the coding sequence ATGGCCGAGGTGCTCAAGGATCAATCGATGCTGCTCCAGAAGGAGATGATCGCGCAGCACTTCGCGCGGTTGGAGCAGGCCCCGGAGCGGCACGAGCCCGTGGTCTACACGTTCGTGCCGGGCAATCTCACGGAGCTCATCCGCTCGTTCGGGGCCCTGCCCGTGCTGCCCGAGATCAACGCGCTGCAATCGGGCATGCGCAAGCAGTCGGGGGAGTACATCGCCGAAGCGGAGCGGTCGGGGCACTCGGAGGACGTGTGCGCGTACGTGAAGTGTGACATCGGCATGATGAAGTCGGGCAACATCTCGCCGGCGGGCACCAAGCTGCCCAAGCCCGACCTGCTGCTGCTGTCGTACACGGGGTGTTACACGTTCATGAAGTGGTTCGAACTGCTGCGCGAGGAGTACGACTGTCCGGCGGTGTTCTTTCACGTGCCCTATCAGGGCGACGGCGTGCTGGAGCCGGAGCATCGCGAGTACATGATCCGGCAGCTCCGCGACACGGTGATCCCGGCGCTGGAGAAGGCCACCGGCCGCAAGTACGACGAGGAGGAACTGCGCCGCCGCCTGGCGCTCTCGGCGCGCGCCGAGGACGACCTGGTGGCCGTGCTGGAATCGGCGAAGCAGCGGCCGAGTCCGATCGACGGCTACTTCGGCACGGTGTACTACGTGGGGCCGATCTTCAGCGCCTTCCGCGGCACGGAGGAGGGGGTGGAGTACTACCGCGCGCTGCGCGAGGAGATCGAGGCGCGCGCCGCGGCGGGGCTGGGTCCGATCACGCCCTCGGGCTCGCTCGACGACCAGCGTTACCGGCTGGTGGTGGAGGGGCCGCCGAGCTGGACGCACTTCCGGGACTTCTGGAAGATGTTCACCGACGAGAAGGCGGTGGTGGTGGCGTCCACGTACACCAAGGTGGGTGGGACGTACGACACCGGCTTCCGCCACGATCCCAACGACCCGCTCGGCACGATGGCCGACTACTGCAGCGGGTGCTACACGAACCTCAATCTCCCGTCGCGCATCGACACGATCGCGCGGTACATCCGGGAGTACGAGGCGGACGGCTTCGTGATCAATTCCATCAAGTCGTGCAACTCGTTCTCGGCCGGGCAGCTGATGATCCTGCGCGAGGTGGAGAAGCGGACGGGGGTTCCCGGCGCGTTCATCGAGAGCGACCTGGTGGATCCGCGGTACTTCTCGTCGGCCAACATCAAGAACCGGCTCGAGAGCTACTTCCAGATGATCGACGCCAGACGGAGGTCGGCCGCATGA
- a CDS encoding BadF/BadG/BcrA/BcrD ATPase family protein, whose product MSCVIGIDLGSTTTKAVVLDGNGAMLGRGITNSRSNYDLAAAVARTEALINARFGLIQQRLSGAEREDAVARLRRAFVLEQMLHQLRRLEELMREEVDRSAPSDLRAAFTEALERICGRIADEEVALFQEPPATRSDFFRDAAGSAFMRIAEEVADPTGVSFDRLIGVYDKCIIRVENEPLDLDFRDHIADALKRVGTPEGLAEAVDHAVATDLTPVATVGTGYGRARLPFPKEQIRSEILCHGLGAHELFPNTRTVLDIGGQDTKAIQVDPAGIVTSFQMNDRCAAGCGRYLGYIADEMNLGLHELGPLAEQSRHAVKINSTCTVFAGAELRELLGLGQKREDILAGLHRAIILRAMSLLARSGGVSDEFTFTGGVAKNAAAVGAIRDLVDENYGARTINISADSIYTGALGAALFANRMVA is encoded by the coding sequence ATGAGCTGCGTGATCGGGATCGACCTCGGCTCGACGACGACCAAGGCCGTCGTCCTGGACGGGAACGGCGCGATGCTCGGGCGCGGGATCACCAATTCGCGCTCCAACTACGATCTGGCGGCGGCAGTGGCGCGCACCGAGGCGCTGATCAACGCGCGGTTCGGGCTGATCCAGCAGCGGCTGTCGGGCGCCGAGCGCGAGGACGCCGTGGCCCGTCTCCGGCGTGCGTTCGTGCTCGAGCAGATGCTGCATCAGTTGCGGCGGCTCGAAGAGTTGATGCGCGAAGAGGTGGACCGCTCGGCGCCGAGCGACCTGCGCGCCGCGTTCACCGAGGCGTTGGAGCGGATCTGTGGCCGGATCGCGGATGAGGAGGTGGCGCTCTTCCAGGAGCCACCGGCCACGCGCTCCGACTTCTTCCGCGACGCGGCCGGCTCGGCGTTCATGCGCATTGCCGAGGAGGTGGCCGATCCGACGGGCGTGTCCTTCGACCGGCTGATCGGCGTGTACGACAAGTGCATCATCCGGGTGGAGAACGAGCCGCTTGATCTCGACTTCCGGGATCACATCGCCGACGCGCTCAAGCGCGTGGGCACCCCGGAGGGCCTGGCCGAAGCGGTGGACCATGCGGTGGCCACGGACCTCACGCCGGTGGCGACCGTGGGCACGGGCTACGGTCGCGCGCGGCTGCCGTTTCCCAAGGAGCAGATCCGGAGCGAGATCCTCTGCCACGGCCTCGGGGCGCACGAGCTGTTTCCGAACACGCGCACCGTGCTCGACATCGGCGGCCAGGACACGAAGGCGATCCAGGTGGACCCCGCGGGCATCGTGACGAGCTTCCAGATGAACGATCGCTGCGCGGCCGGGTGCGGGCGGTACCTGGGCTACATCGCGGATGAGATGAACCTGGGGTTGCACGAGTTGGGGCCGCTGGCCGAGCAATCGCGTCACGCGGTGAAGATCAACTCGACGTGCACCGTGTTCGCCGGCGCCGAATTGCGCGAACTGCTCGGCCTGGGCCAGAAGCGGGAGGACATCCTGGCTGGATTGCACCGCGCGATCATTCTCCGCGCGATGAGCCTGCTCGCCCGGTCGGGCGGCGTGAGCGACGAGTTCACCTTCACCGGCGGCGTGGCCAAGAATGCCGCGGCCGTGGGGGCCATCCGCGATCTGGTGGACGAGAACTACGGAGCGCGGACAATCAACATTTCGGCGGACAGCATCTACACCGGGGCGCTCGGTGCCGCGCTGTTCGCCAACCGGATGGTGGCCTGA
- a CDS encoding thiolase family protein, with protein MSNVQFETVYIPYGAYWSSPFCAWQGSFATLAPIPLAAELARRALDERGIAASDIDGMSLGTTVASKGSFYGAPWFAGLAGLGHISGPTINQACATSARCVVEGAQELTSGSANVYLAAAVDRTSNGPHVYYPNPGGAGGTGEHEDLVLDSFGHDPYAKNSMLQTAENVARESAITRQAQEEMTLLRYAQYARALADDGAFLGRFMVRPVEVKRGKKVVATVTGDEGVFPTTAAGLAALRPVTEGGSVTFGTQTHPADGSAGMVLTGNRDRARALSRDEHVEVRLLSFGQARVKPGFMPMAIVPAAQTALARAGIAAGQLASTTTHNPFAVNDVLLARSLQLDPEKMNRFGSSLVWGHPQGPTGLRAIIELVEDLVTQGGGYGLFTGCAAGDSAAAVVVKVDIR; from the coding sequence ATGAGCAACGTGCAGTTCGAGACGGTATACATCCCCTACGGCGCCTACTGGTCGTCGCCGTTCTGTGCCTGGCAGGGTTCGTTCGCCACCCTGGCGCCGATCCCGCTCGCTGCCGAGTTGGCGCGGCGGGCGCTCGACGAGCGCGGCATCGCGGCGAGCGACATCGACGGCATGAGCCTCGGCACGACCGTGGCCAGCAAGGGCTCCTTCTACGGCGCGCCGTGGTTCGCGGGTCTCGCCGGGCTCGGCCACATCAGTGGTCCGACCATCAATCAGGCGTGCGCCACGTCGGCGCGGTGCGTGGTGGAGGGCGCGCAGGAGCTGACCTCAGGGAGCGCCAACGTGTACCTGGCCGCAGCCGTGGACCGGACGAGCAACGGGCCGCACGTGTATTACCCCAATCCCGGCGGCGCCGGCGGCACCGGCGAGCACGAGGATCTGGTGCTCGACAGCTTCGGCCACGATCCGTACGCCAAGAACTCGATGCTGCAGACGGCCGAGAACGTCGCCCGCGAGAGCGCGATCACGCGCCAGGCGCAGGAAGAGATGACGCTGTTGCGCTACGCGCAGTACGCCCGCGCGCTGGCCGACGACGGCGCGTTTCTCGGCCGGTTCATGGTGCGGCCCGTCGAGGTGAAGCGCGGGAAGAAGGTCGTGGCCACGGTCACCGGCGACGAAGGCGTATTCCCGACCACGGCGGCCGGGCTGGCCGCATTGCGGCCGGTCACCGAGGGCGGCAGCGTCACGTTCGGCACCCAGACGCACCCGGCCGACGGTAGCGCCGGGATGGTGCTCACCGGGAACCGGGATCGCGCGCGCGCCCTGTCGCGCGACGAACACGTGGAGGTGCGGCTGCTCTCGTTCGGCCAGGCCCGCGTGAAACCGGGGTTCATGCCGATGGCCATCGTGCCGGCCGCGCAGACGGCGCTGGCCCGGGCGGGGATCGCCGCCGGCCAACTCGCGAGCACCACGACCCACAATCCGTTCGCGGTGAACGACGTCCTGCTGGCGCGCTCGCTGCAGCTCGACCCCGAGAAGATGAACCGTTTCGGATCCTCGCTGGTCTGGGGGCATCCCCAGGGCCCGACCGGGCTGCGCGCGATCATCGAACTCGTGGAGGACCTGGTGACGCAGGGTGGAGGATACGGCCTGTTCACCGGATGCGCCGCCGGCGATTCGGCGGCGGCGGTCGTCGTGAAAGTGGATATCCGCTGA
- a CDS encoding xanthine dehydrogenase family protein subunit M: MPTLPFTYHRPASLAEACALGQRLGGDAAFLAGGTELVPDYQRGRETARHLIALGSIAELRGIARDGDRLRIGALTTVGAIAASADVQGWLPALAEAARSLGSPQIRSLATIGGNFCRAVSCADLPPAAMVGDARLRIVSGAGERVIGAAELFAGPRRTVLEPGEVLAEIIIPAAAPHSGSSFQRFALRRGMALAVASAAASVVFAGARITRASVALGAVGPVPLMVPRVSSLLEGEIATEELFAVAGAVCADAALPISDIRGSEAFRRDIVAVLVRRALAQAAARAHAAGGVA; the protein is encoded by the coding sequence GTGCCCACCCTGCCCTTCACGTACCACCGACCGGCGTCGCTGGCCGAGGCCTGCGCGCTGGGCCAGCGGCTTGGCGGCGACGCGGCGTTCCTGGCGGGCGGCACCGAGCTGGTGCCCGACTACCAGCGCGGCCGGGAGACGGCGAGGCATCTGATCGCGCTCGGGAGCATTGCCGAGTTGCGCGGGATCGCGCGCGACGGCGACCGTCTGCGCATCGGCGCGCTCACCACGGTGGGCGCGATCGCCGCGAGCGCCGACGTGCAGGGTTGGCTGCCGGCACTCGCCGAGGCCGCGCGGTCGCTGGGCAGTCCGCAGATCCGGAGTCTGGCGACCATCGGCGGCAACTTCTGTCGCGCGGTGTCGTGCGCCGACCTGCCGCCGGCCGCCATGGTCGGCGACGCGCGGCTGCGCATCGTGTCGGGCGCCGGGGAGCGGGTCATCGGCGCCGCGGAGCTGTTCGCCGGCCCCAGACGAACGGTGCTCGAACCGGGGGAAGTGCTGGCCGAGATCATCATCCCCGCGGCGGCGCCGCACAGCGGCAGCAGCTTCCAGCGGTTCGCGCTGCGCCGGGGGATGGCGCTCGCCGTAGCGTCGGCTGCCGCGAGCGTGGTGTTCGCCGGCGCGCGGATCACGCGCGCGTCCGTGGCGTTGGGCGCCGTGGGCCCGGTTCCGCTGATGGTGCCGCGGGTGTCGAGCCTGCTCGAGGGCGAGATCGCGACGGAGGAGCTGTTCGCGGTGGCCGGCGCGGTGTGCGCGGACGCCGCGCTCCCGATCTCGGATATCCGCGGGTCGGAGGCGTTCCGGCGCGACATCGTCGCCGTGCTCGTGCGGCGGGCGCTGGCCCAGGCCGCGGCGCGTGCGCACGCGGCGGGCGGTGTGGCATGA